A region of Lycium barbarum isolate Lr01 chromosome 3, ASM1917538v2, whole genome shotgun sequence DNA encodes the following proteins:
- the LOC132630820 gene encoding protein trichome birefringence-like 3 produces MGWAKYARKKLSLPVIAGIFCALAFIVLLYTEKITTFSSGSLFGIKTCPRRNAVKIKKHHTGHREFKSSPLDNPTDDRFEFDPEECSLNNGKWVFNTSIKPFYTDRTCPYVDRQYSCIMNGRNDSDYLHWEWKPDDCILPRFDPKIALRKIQGKRVMFVGDSIQRNMWESFVCLVQSVIPEGQKSMKSGPVHSAFEAKEYNATIEFYWAPFLVESNTDIHIKADPKQRIVKVDSIAERAKQWLGVDILVFNTYVWWMSGLKAKALWGEFANGEEGYEEFDTAISYNLALRTWANWIDSTIDTNKTRVFFTTMSPTHQRNEDWGNMKGIKCFNETRPVTKKEHWGAGSKMGMMKAVADVLGRMKVPVTVLNITQLSDYRIDGHASLYGELGGKLLTDKQKADPLHFADCIHWCLPGVPDTWNRMLFAYL; encoded by the exons ATGGGATGGGCAAAATATGCCAGAAAAAAGCTATCTTTGCCTGTAATTGCAGGAATTTTCTGTGCATTAGCATTCATTGTCTTATTGTACACTGAAAAGATCACTACTTTTTCTTCTGGTTCTCTTTTTGGGATCAAAACTTGTCCTAGACGGAATGCGGTGAAGATTAAAAAACACCATACAG GTCATAGAGAATTTAAGAGCAGTCCATTAGACAATCCGACAGATGATAGGTTCGAGTTTGATCCCGAGGAATGCAGCCTTAATAATGGAAAATGGGTGTTCAATACTTCGATTAAGCCATTCTACACAGATAGAACTTGTCCATATGTTGACAGACAATATTCTTGTATTATGAATGGCCGAAATGATTCAGATTACCTTCACTGGGAATGGAAGCCAGATGACTGCATCTTGCCAAG GTTTGATCCCAAGATTGCCCTCAGAAAAATTCAAGGAAAGAGGGTAATGTTTGTTGGGGACTCAATACAAAGAAATATGTGGGAATCTTTTGTGTGTTTGGTTCAATCTGTGATCCCAGAAGGCCAGAAGTCTATGAAATCAGGTCCGGTTCATTCTGCCTTCGAAGCTAAG GAATATAATGCCACCATTGAATTCTACTGGGCACCATTCTTGGTGGAGTCTAACACAGATATTCACATAAAAGCAGATCCTAAACAGAGAATTGTTAAAGTGGATTCAATTGCAGAGCGCGCCAAACAGTGGTTAGGAGTAGATATCCTTGTTTTCAATACTTATGTTTGGTGGATGAGTGGCCTTAAGGCCAAGGCACT ATGGGGAGAGTTTGCAAATGGAGAAGAGGGCTATGAAGAATTTGATACTGCCATTTCTTACAACCTAGCATTGAGGACATGGGCAAATTGGATTGATTCAACAATCGATACTAACAAAACAAGGGTGTTCTTTACCACCATGTCACCTACTCACCAAAG AAATGAAGATTGGGGGAACATGAAAGGCATCAAGTGCTTCAATGAGACAAGACCAGTAACGAAAAAAGAGCACTGGGGAGCTGGTTCAAAGATGGGTATGATGAAGGCAGTGGCTGATGTATTAGGGAGGATGAAAGTGCCCGTTACTGTTCTTAACATCACACAACTATCTGACTACAGAATTGATGGACATGCATCcctttatggtgaattaggaggCAAATTGTTAACTGATAAGCAAAAAGCAGATCCATTACATTTTGCAGATTGTATACATTGGTGTTTGCCTGGAGTTCCTGATACTTGGAATAGAATGCTTTTTGCATATTTGTAG
- the LOC132630553 gene encoding protein DETOXIFICATION 33-like, producing the protein MKESREKANKGLYSLMAPTASTFEMERRFQGDDYDDAKKTGEKSWVESKKMWKIAAPAILTAVAQFSIGFVTVAFIGHLGSTELAAVSVVQNVIEGFVYGIMLGMGSALETLCGQAVGAGKYDMLGIYMQRSYAITLVTALLLTPFYIFTSPLLKLLHQNTSISELAGKYAIWVIPQLYAYALEFPIQKFFQAQRKIWVMTIINLVILAFHVVLNWVLLTKLGHGLFGAAIAGNISWWLVVIAQLFYVVSGYFPEAWAGFSTLAFKSLWGFLKLSLASAIMLGLELWYYTVVILMVGWLKNPEIAVDAISICMNLQLWILMITLGFNAAVSVRVSNELGAGRPKAAKFSVVVAVVTSTIIGVFFIAAVIAAKNYFPRLFTSKLEVIRETSKLGYFLAATIILNSIQPVLHGVAVGAGWQFSVAIINIVCYYVIGLPFGACLGYLVNLGVEGIWSGMLFGSLLQTIILLLKMFRANWHKEVIHAEERIRSHASTPLHPDVVEQTYYFTSAPTNMREEQTRASETTKIEQA; encoded by the exons ATGAAGGAGAGTCGAGAGAAGGCTAACAAGGGATTGTACAGCTTAATGGCGCCAACTGCGAGTACTTTTGAAATGGAAAGGAGATTTCAGGGTGATGACTATGATGATGCGAAGAAAACAGGCGAAAAAAGTTGGGTTGAATCCAAGAAGATGTGGAAGATAGCAGCACCAGCCATTCTAACGGCAGTGGCTCAGTTCTCCATTGGCTTCGTCACTGTTGCATTCATTGGCCATCTTGGGTCTACCGAACTTGCTGCCGTCTCTGTTGTTCAGAATGTGATCGAAGGATTTGTCTATGGAATAATG CTAGGGATGGGAAGCGCACTTGAGACGCTATGTGGCCAAGCTGTTGGAGCTGGAAAATATGATATGCTTGGAATCTACATGCAAAGATCATATGCCATTACTCTTGTGACAGCCCTATTGCTAACACCATTTTACATATTCACATCACCATTACTGAAGCTCCTACACCAGAATACAAGTATTTCGGAACTTGCTGGGAAGTATGCAATATGGGTGATACCTCAATTGTATGCTTACGCCCTGGAATTCCCTATTCAGAAGTTCTTCCAAGCTCAAAGAAAAATATGGGTTATGACAATAATCAATCTAGTTATATTGGCATTTCATGTTGTACTAAATTGGGTGCTTTTGACAAAGCTTGGACATGGCCTGTTTGGAGCTGCCATAGCAGGAAATATCTCTTGGTGGCTTGTGGTTATAGCTCAGCTTTTCTATGTTGTCTCTGGTTACTTCCCTGAAGCATGGGCAGGATTTTCCACATTAGCATTCAAATCCCTGTGGGGTTTTCTCAAACTCTCACTCGCATCAGCTATCATGCTTGG CCTGGAGCTCTGGTATTACACAGTGGTGATTCTTATGGTAGGGTGGTTAAAGAATCCGGAAATCGCTGTAGATGCTATATCAATATG CATGAACTTGCAATTATGGATACTGATGATCACTCTAGGTTTCAATGCTGCAGTCAG CGTGCGTGTTTCCAATGAACTAGGAGCTGGTCGTCCAAAAGCTGCAAAATTCTCAGTAGTGGTTGCTGTAGTTACATCAACTATCATTGGAGTTTTTTTTATAGCTGCAGTTATTGCAGCTAAGAACTATTTCCCCAGATTGTTTACTAGTAAACTTGAGGTCATACGAGAGACATCCAAGTTGGGGTACTTCTTGGCTGCAACCATCATTCTCAACAGCATCCAACCTGTTCTTCATG GGGTGGCAGTTGGAGCGGGATGGCAATTTTCTGTCGCAATCATTAATATAGTTTGCTACTATGTAATTGGCCTGCCATTTGGTGCCTGCCTCGGTTACCTTGTGAATCTTGGTGTGGAGGGAATCTGGTCTGGGATGTTATTTGGTAGCCTGCTTCAAACTATAATTTTATTGTTGAAAATGTTCCGAGCTAATTGGCATAAAGAG GTGATCCATGCTGAGGAGCGCATAAGGTCACACGCTAGCACGCCTTTGCATCCGGATGTAGTTGAGCAAACGTACTACTTCACCTCTGCCCCTACTAACATGAGAGAAGAGCAAACGAGAGCATCAGAGACCACCAAAATAGAGCAAGCATGA